CAGGCGTCGAGCACTCTTTATCGCCGCTCTAGCGATTTGCGCCACCCCCTGGGTGGGGGCGGCCACGGCGCTGGTGCTGGGCATCGCTTTCAGCCTGGGTCTGGGCAACCCCTGGCCGGTGGGCTCTGCCCGCGCCAGTAAAATCATCCTGCAGCTTTCGGTGGTCGGTCTGGGCTTTGGTCTCCATCTTGAGGAGGTGCTGCAGACCGGCCGGAGTTCCTTCACCTATACTCTCGTCGGGATCGCCGGGACGCTGGCGCTGGGTTTTGTGTTGGGGCGGCTGTTCAGGACGGACCAGAACACCTCTGCTCTGATTTCCTTCGGCACGGCTATTTGCGGCGGTAGTGCCATCGCCGCCCTGGCGCCGGTTTTAAAGGCGAAAACCGAAGAAACCGCCGTGGCCCTGGCCACCGTCTTTACCCTGAACGCCGTCGCGCTGCTGCTCTTCCCGGCGATCGCCCATCTGCTGCAACTTGACCAGGGCACCTTCGGAATCTGGGCCGGCCTGGCTATCCACGATACGAGCAGCGTTGTTGGCGCGGCTTCCGTCTATGGCGATGAGGCGCTGGCCATCGGCACCACGGTGAAACTGACGAGGGCGCTGTGGATAACGCCGGTGGTCCTCGGCCTGGCCTGTATGAAGAAGTCGGAGCAGAAAGCCCGGGTGCCCCTGTTCATTGTCGGCTTCCTGCTGGCGGCGGGCCTCAGCAGCATTTTTCCGC
The sequence above is a segment of the Desulfuromonas sp. KJ2020 genome. Coding sequences within it:
- a CDS encoding YeiH family protein, yielding MDQDSRRRALFIAALAICATPWVGAATALVLGIAFSLGLGNPWPVGSARASKIILQLSVVGLGFGLHLEEVLQTGRSSFTYTLVGIAGTLALGFVLGRLFRTDQNTSALISFGTAICGGSAIAALAPVLKAKTEETAVALATVFTLNAVALLLFPAIAHLLQLDQGTFGIWAGLAIHDTSSVVGAASVYGDEALAIGTTVKLTRALWITPVVLGLACMKKSEQKARVPLFIVGFLLAAGLSSIFPQYAESWGALAALARQCLVVTLFLIGAGLSREVLRKVGIRPLLQGITLWILVSGLTLAALLGLP